One window from the genome of Schistocerca piceifrons isolate TAMUIC-IGC-003096 chromosome 1, iqSchPice1.1, whole genome shotgun sequence encodes:
- the LOC124782926 gene encoding E3 ubiquitin-protein ligase COP1-like isoform X1, whose protein sequence is MSKKSMRRHSSLPTRGLCGSPSRSSKLCGAFCLLINGGGQCTRSGQFSEYLSPMASGKSTGSIGSASSSSTPQRSRPTKRQHSVVLNGVGGSFEDKSSDYLCPVCFELIEEAHITRCGHTFCYRCISKSVESCGRCPKCGFSLSSREQVFPNFLLNELVSKYKSKVMGTSEAGLTRDASGESLLGPDGLRDFVATESLNLTLPDVNVILEVLTQRKHLLEAESCAAQNKLLYEFLTHLLQQKEEQLSQLTREVALIKRDIGEVENILKEVHTKCPKLEKEPSASGSTLGLKKELSSEGPGKLSKEESMSEAMGPDGFTGSQKNLDSSATSLALRRKRMHAHFDDFVQCYFNSRAKELMFGGSMDKSFGGSMDKSFGGSMDKSFGGSIDRTAMPSSESQGLNAFRENLVKFSRYNSLRPLATLNYSSDIFNNSTIVSSIEFDKDNEFFAIAGVTKRIKVFDYGAVIRDTVDIHYPCVEMVSNSKISCVSWNSYHKSTLASSDYEGTVTVWDAVSGQRVKTFQEHEKRCWSVDFNDVDTRLIASGSDDARVKLWSLNIDRSVASLEAKANVCCVKFNPRSSCHLAFGSADHCVHYYDLRNMKEPLSVFKGHRKAVSYVKFLNKEEIVSASTDSQLKMWNINNPHCLRSFVGHINEKNFVGLATDGDYVACGSENNALYVYYKGLTKQLFSFKFDAVKSVLEKDRKEDDVNEFVSAVCWRQHSNIVVAANSQGIIKILELV, encoded by the coding sequence GGTGCATTCTGTCTGCTGATAAATGGTGGCGGTCAGTGCACGCGTTCTGGACAATTCAGTGAGTATTTGTCGCCAATggcttctgggaaaagtactggaAGTATTGGCAGTGCATCATCATCTTCAACTCCACAGCGTTCTCGACCTACAAAACGTCAGCATTCAGTGGTGCTAAACGGTGTTGGCGGCTCATTTGAGGATAAAAGTAGTGATTATTTGTGTCCAGTCTGCTTCGAGCTGATTGAGGAGGCGCATATCACAAGGTGTGGACACACCTTCTGCTACAGGTGCATATCAAAGTCAGTTGAATCCTGCGGACGCTGCCCAAAATGTGGGTTTTCTCTTAGCAGTCGTGAACAAGTGTTCCCGAACTTTTTGTTGAATGAGCTGGTCTCAAAATACAAATCAAAAGTCATGGGAACATCAGAGGCTGGATTAACACGTGACGCTTCAGGTGAAAGCCTTCTAGGTCCTGATGGGTTACGTGACTTTGTTGCTACAGAGTCACTAAACCTAACACTGCCAGATGTAAATGTTATTTTGGAAGTGCTGACACAGAGAAAACATTTATTAGAGGCGGAATCATGTGCAGCTCAAAACAAGCTTTTATATGAATTTCTCACACATTTACTGCAGCAGAAGGAAGAGCAGTTAAGTCAGCTTACACGGGAAGTTGCTCTTATTAAGCGGGATATAGGAGAAGTTGAGAACATCTTAAAAGAAGTCCACACCAAATGCCCCAAGTTGGAGAAAGAACCATCAGCTTCAGGCAGCACATTGGGTCTGAAAAAGGAATTGTCTTCTGAAGGCCCAGGGAAACTTAGCAAAGAAGAAAGCATGAGTGAAGCAATGGGTCCTGATGGATTTACTGGCAGCCAGAAGAACTTGGACAGCTCTGCAACAAGTCTGGCACTGCGCCGGAAACGTATGCATGCCCATTTTGATGATTTTGTTCAGTGCTATTTCAATTCAAGAGCCAAAGAACTTATGTTTGGAGGCAGTATGGACAAATCATTTGGAGGCAGTATGGACAAATCATTTGGAGGTAGTATGGACAAGTCATTTGGTGGTAGCATTGACAGAACAGCAATGCCATCATCAGAAAGCCAAGGTCTGAATGCGTTTAGAGAAAATTTAGTGAAATTTTCCCGGTATAATTCTTTACGGCCACTTGCAACCCTAAATTATTCAAGCGATATCTTTAATAACTCCACAATTGTGTCTAGTATTGAATTTGATAAGGACAATGAGTTTTTTGCCATTGCTGGAGTCACAAAAAGAATAAAAGTATTTGATTATGGAGCTGTCATAAGAGACACAGTGGATATTCACTATCCATGTGTTGAAATGGTATCAAATTCAAAAATATCATGTGTAAGCTGGAATTCATACCACAAAAGCACTCTAGCGAGTAGTGATTATGAAGGAACAGTTACTGTGTGGGATGCTGTCAGTGGGCAGCGTGTTAAAACTTTCCAAGAGCATGAGAAAAGATGTTGGAGTGTAGACTTCAATGATGTCGATACCCGACTTATAGCATCAGGATCAGATGATGCAAGAGTGAAGCTGTGGTCACTAAACATTGACCGATCAGTAGCTTCCCTTGAAGCAAAAGCGAATGTTTGCTGTGTTAAGTTCAACCCTCGCAGCTCCTGCCATTTAGCATTTGGATCTGCTGACCATTGTGTACATTATTACGATCTGCGCAATATGAAGGAGCCGTTATCAGTTTTTAAAGGTCATCGCAAAGCTGTGTCATATGTTAAATTTCTCAACAAGGAAGAGATTGTATCTGCATCAACAGACAGTCAGTTGAAGATGTGGAATATTAATAATCCACATTGTCTGCGGTCATTTGTTGGTCATAttaatgaaaagaattttgtaggtctAGCAACAGATGGAGATTATGTAGCTTGTGGTTCTGAAAATAACGCCTTGTATGTTTATTACAAAGGACTTACCAAACAGTTGTTCAGTTTTAAGTTTGATGCTGTTAAGAGTGTTTTGGAGAAGGATAGAAAAGAAGACGATGTTAATGAGTTTGTATCTGCTGTTTGTTGGAGACAGCATTCAAATATTGTTGTTGCTGCAAACAGTCAAGGTATCATAAAAATTTTGGAGCTAGTGTGA
- the LOC124782926 gene encoding E3 ubiquitin-protein ligase COP1-like isoform X2, with protein sequence MASGKSTGSIGSASSSSTPQRSRPTKRQHSVVLNGVGGSFEDKSSDYLCPVCFELIEEAHITRCGHTFCYRCISKSVESCGRCPKCGFSLSSREQVFPNFLLNELVSKYKSKVMGTSEAGLTRDASGESLLGPDGLRDFVATESLNLTLPDVNVILEVLTQRKHLLEAESCAAQNKLLYEFLTHLLQQKEEQLSQLTREVALIKRDIGEVENILKEVHTKCPKLEKEPSASGSTLGLKKELSSEGPGKLSKEESMSEAMGPDGFTGSQKNLDSSATSLALRRKRMHAHFDDFVQCYFNSRAKELMFGGSMDKSFGGSMDKSFGGSMDKSFGGSIDRTAMPSSESQGLNAFRENLVKFSRYNSLRPLATLNYSSDIFNNSTIVSSIEFDKDNEFFAIAGVTKRIKVFDYGAVIRDTVDIHYPCVEMVSNSKISCVSWNSYHKSTLASSDYEGTVTVWDAVSGQRVKTFQEHEKRCWSVDFNDVDTRLIASGSDDARVKLWSLNIDRSVASLEAKANVCCVKFNPRSSCHLAFGSADHCVHYYDLRNMKEPLSVFKGHRKAVSYVKFLNKEEIVSASTDSQLKMWNINNPHCLRSFVGHINEKNFVGLATDGDYVACGSENNALYVYYKGLTKQLFSFKFDAVKSVLEKDRKEDDVNEFVSAVCWRQHSNIVVAANSQGIIKILELV encoded by the coding sequence ATggcttctgggaaaagtactggaAGTATTGGCAGTGCATCATCATCTTCAACTCCACAGCGTTCTCGACCTACAAAACGTCAGCATTCAGTGGTGCTAAACGGTGTTGGCGGCTCATTTGAGGATAAAAGTAGTGATTATTTGTGTCCAGTCTGCTTCGAGCTGATTGAGGAGGCGCATATCACAAGGTGTGGACACACCTTCTGCTACAGGTGCATATCAAAGTCAGTTGAATCCTGCGGACGCTGCCCAAAATGTGGGTTTTCTCTTAGCAGTCGTGAACAAGTGTTCCCGAACTTTTTGTTGAATGAGCTGGTCTCAAAATACAAATCAAAAGTCATGGGAACATCAGAGGCTGGATTAACACGTGACGCTTCAGGTGAAAGCCTTCTAGGTCCTGATGGGTTACGTGACTTTGTTGCTACAGAGTCACTAAACCTAACACTGCCAGATGTAAATGTTATTTTGGAAGTGCTGACACAGAGAAAACATTTATTAGAGGCGGAATCATGTGCAGCTCAAAACAAGCTTTTATATGAATTTCTCACACATTTACTGCAGCAGAAGGAAGAGCAGTTAAGTCAGCTTACACGGGAAGTTGCTCTTATTAAGCGGGATATAGGAGAAGTTGAGAACATCTTAAAAGAAGTCCACACCAAATGCCCCAAGTTGGAGAAAGAACCATCAGCTTCAGGCAGCACATTGGGTCTGAAAAAGGAATTGTCTTCTGAAGGCCCAGGGAAACTTAGCAAAGAAGAAAGCATGAGTGAAGCAATGGGTCCTGATGGATTTACTGGCAGCCAGAAGAACTTGGACAGCTCTGCAACAAGTCTGGCACTGCGCCGGAAACGTATGCATGCCCATTTTGATGATTTTGTTCAGTGCTATTTCAATTCAAGAGCCAAAGAACTTATGTTTGGAGGCAGTATGGACAAATCATTTGGAGGCAGTATGGACAAATCATTTGGAGGTAGTATGGACAAGTCATTTGGTGGTAGCATTGACAGAACAGCAATGCCATCATCAGAAAGCCAAGGTCTGAATGCGTTTAGAGAAAATTTAGTGAAATTTTCCCGGTATAATTCTTTACGGCCACTTGCAACCCTAAATTATTCAAGCGATATCTTTAATAACTCCACAATTGTGTCTAGTATTGAATTTGATAAGGACAATGAGTTTTTTGCCATTGCTGGAGTCACAAAAAGAATAAAAGTATTTGATTATGGAGCTGTCATAAGAGACACAGTGGATATTCACTATCCATGTGTTGAAATGGTATCAAATTCAAAAATATCATGTGTAAGCTGGAATTCATACCACAAAAGCACTCTAGCGAGTAGTGATTATGAAGGAACAGTTACTGTGTGGGATGCTGTCAGTGGGCAGCGTGTTAAAACTTTCCAAGAGCATGAGAAAAGATGTTGGAGTGTAGACTTCAATGATGTCGATACCCGACTTATAGCATCAGGATCAGATGATGCAAGAGTGAAGCTGTGGTCACTAAACATTGACCGATCAGTAGCTTCCCTTGAAGCAAAAGCGAATGTTTGCTGTGTTAAGTTCAACCCTCGCAGCTCCTGCCATTTAGCATTTGGATCTGCTGACCATTGTGTACATTATTACGATCTGCGCAATATGAAGGAGCCGTTATCAGTTTTTAAAGGTCATCGCAAAGCTGTGTCATATGTTAAATTTCTCAACAAGGAAGAGATTGTATCTGCATCAACAGACAGTCAGTTGAAGATGTGGAATATTAATAATCCACATTGTCTGCGGTCATTTGTTGGTCATAttaatgaaaagaattttgtaggtctAGCAACAGATGGAGATTATGTAGCTTGTGGTTCTGAAAATAACGCCTTGTATGTTTATTACAAAGGACTTACCAAACAGTTGTTCAGTTTTAAGTTTGATGCTGTTAAGAGTGTTTTGGAGAAGGATAGAAAAGAAGACGATGTTAATGAGTTTGTATCTGCTGTTTGTTGGAGACAGCATTCAAATATTGTTGTTGCTGCAAACAGTCAAGGTATCATAAAAATTTTGGAGCTAGTGTGA